One stretch of Oryzias latipes chromosome 7, ASM223467v1 DNA includes these proteins:
- the wnt7a gene encoding protein Wnt-7a yields the protein MSRRTRRWILRVLLCLGIVYLKIGGFSSVVALGASIICNRIPGLAPRQRIICQSRPDAIIVIGEGAQMGINECQFQFKHGRWNCSALGERTVFGKELKVGSKEAAFTYAIIAAGVAHAITAACTQGNLSDCSCDKEKQGFYKGWKWGGCSADIRYGLGFSKDFIDAREVKQNARTLMNLHNNEVGRKVLEKNMRLECKCHGVSGSCTTKTCWTTLPKFRELGYILKEKYAQAVHVEPVKASRNKRPKFLKIKKTYSYQKPLDTDLVYIDKSPNYCEADHVTGSLGTKGRVCNKTMVQHISGCDLMCCGRGYNTHQYSRVWQCNCKFLWCCYVKCNTCSERTEVYTCK from the exons ATGAGTCGGAGAACACGAAGATGGATTTTAagagttttgctttgtttggggattgtttatttgaaaattgG AGGCTTCTCGTCGGTGGTGGCCCTAGGTGCGAGCATAATCTGTAACAGGATCCCGGGTTTGGCCCCCAGACAGCGGATTATCTGCCAGAGTCGCCCCGATGCCATTATCGTCATCGGAGAGGGAGCCCAAATGGGCATCAACGAGTGTCAGTTTCAGTTCAAACACGGGCGCTGGAACTGCTCCGCTCTCGGAGAAAGGACCGTCTTCGGAAAAGAGTTGAAAGTGG GTAGCAAAGAGGCTGCGTTCACCTACGCCATCATAGCAGCAGGGGTGGCCCATGCCATTACAGCTGCTTGTACGCAGGGGAACCTGAGCGACTGCAGCTGTGACAAGGAAAAGCAGGGTTTCTACAAAGGATGGAAGTGGGGAGGCTGCTCAGCGGACATCCGCTATGGTCTAGGATTCTCCAAGGACTTTATAGATGCTCGAGAGGTCAAGCAAAACGCAAGGACGCTCATGAACCTCCATAATAACGAGGTGGGGCGCAAG GTTCTAGAGAAGAACATGCGATTGGAATGCAAGTGTCATGGTGTCTCGGGCTCCTGCACAACCAAAACCTGCTGGACTACACTTCCCAAGTTCCGCGAGCTTGGCTACATTCTCAAGGAGAAATATGCCCAGGCAGTGCACGTGGAGCCAGTCAAAGCTAGCCGCAACAAGCGTCCAAAATTCctaaaaatcaagaaaacttATTCTTACCAGAAGCCCTTGGATACTGACCTGGTCTATATAGACAAGTCACCTAACTACTGTGAGGCAGACCATGTGACAGGGAGCCTGGGGACCAAGGGCAGAGTCTGCAACAAGACAATGGTGCAGCATATCAGCGGTTGTGATTTGATGTGCTGCGGTCGAGGATACAACACACACCAGTACTCCCGGGTCTGGCAGTGTAACTGCAAGTTCCTGTGGTGCTGCTATGTCAAATGCAACACCTGCAGTGAGAGGACAGAGGTTTACACATGCAAATGA
- the LOC101171990 gene encoding F-box/WD repeat-containing protein 12 translates to MDDSSHPQVTTDCLICIFTYLSEEDLIRVSSVCKDWHDAAETPWLWRRICLQHWSFCNLAALGSEHDTCSWKRYFLRRSFLEANMTKGQTGSYTCKGLRGHTGKVVGLAYLYGNSSHNPNLWNMEATVCSASTDGTVRAWNIRNGELLWCTPVQSPLTGIICEEQHQVVITSDSNGLIKTWKGQTGKELGSFSTSSPHCTLLQYSKNNDWFLTVGTSQGSVHTLTGFTLTTKSRVVVCDSFKVDLLLISPDKKWVVAGTKDSSDIFPKVISSVSLTSPSEDEDPLCQSLPVTGCHAAVFLPSLPARLAIIHQSGSFRNKKALTVFDISTKKKKYSSEINVQQVESFPLTLLSSESQILLEAKSSDCIVLASGQQLWVYSLKGVLLTSFSDHILPISSICVDSFRVVTASQDLSLRVLTWKNSRDNGVTLESRFHLLGGSHTMSRGFTHVACDYSSVVASVEGVDGKDVLKAYSFTS, encoded by the exons ATGGATGATTCTTCTCATCCACAAGTGACCACTGACTGCCTTATATGCATTTTTACATATCTGAGCGAGGAAGATTTAATCCGTGTTTCAAGCGTTTGTAAG GACTGGCATGACGCTGCCGAGACTCCCTGGTTATGGAG GAGGATATGCCTGCAGCACTGGAGTTTCTGCAACCTCGCAGCCCTGGGGAGTGAACATGACACTTGCTCCTGGAAAAGATATTTCCTACGCCGTAGTTTCTTGGAGGCTAACATGACAAAAGGTCAGACGGGTAGCTACACGTGCAAGGGCCTAAGAGGACATACAG GCAAGGTGGTTGGTCTGGCGTATCTGTATGGGAATTCTAGCCACAATCCAAACCTCTGGAACATGGAGGCCACTGTTTGCAGTGCCTCGACTGATGGTACAGTCAGAGCATGGAACATCCGAAAT GGCGAACTTCTGTGGTGCACACCTGTGCAGAGTCCTTTGACAGGGATTATCTGCGAGGAGCAGCATCAAGTTGTGATCACATCTGACTCGAATGGTCTTATAAAGACCTGGAAGGGCCAGACTGGTAAAGAGTTAGGCTCCTTTTCTACATCATCTCCACATTGTACTTTGCTGCAGTACAGTAAAAACAACGATTGGTTCTTGACT gtTGGAACCAGTCAGGGATCAGTGCACACACTGACTGGTTTTACTTTGACCACAAAATCCAGGGTTGTGGTGTGTGACTCCTTCAAAGTCGACTTACTTTTAATTTCACCTGACAAGAAGTGGGTTGTTGCTGGAACCAAGGACAGTAGTGATATATTTCCAAAG GTGATTTCCAGTGTGAGTTTGACCTCTCCCTCTGAAGATGAAGATCCTCTGTGCCAGTCTCTGCCAGTCACTGGGTGCCATGCTGCTGTCTTTTTACCTAGTTTGCCTGCCAGGCTGGCCATTATCCACCAAAGTGGCAgcttcagaaacaaaaaagccCTGACTGTATTCGATATCAGCACTAAAAAGAAGAAGTACTCGTCAGAGATCAATG TCCAGCAAGTGGAGTCCTTCCCCTTGACGCTGCTTTCATCCGAGTCACAGATCCTCTTAGAGGCCAAGAGTAGTGACTGCATTGTGCTGGCATCTGGTCAGCAGCTGTGGGTGTACTCTCTGAAAGGAGTCCTACTCACTAGCTTTTCAGATCACATTCTGCCCATCTCCTCTATATGTGTG GATAGTTTTCGCGTCGTGACCGCTTCTCAGGACCTGTCTTTACGAGTGCTAACATGGAAGaacagcagagacaatggagtgACTCTAGAGAGTCGATTCCACTTGCTGGGAGGCTCACATACAATGTCCAG AGGGTTCACTCATGTGGCCTGTGACTACTCCAGCGTCGTGGCCTCAGTCGAAGGGGTAGATGGCAAAGATGTCCTGAAAGCATACTCCTTTACATCGTGA